Proteins from a single region of Gordonia hongkongensis:
- the ndk gene encoding nucleoside-diphosphate kinase — protein sequence MTERTLVLIKPDGVERNLVGDIISRIERKGLTLVALELKTASDEVARGHYAEHEGKPFHPSLLEFITSGPLVAAVLEGPRAVAAFRQIAGGTDPVEKAVPGTIRADFALDTQYNLVHGSDSPESAQREIALWFPGLEG from the coding sequence GTGACTGAACGCACTCTCGTACTCATCAAGCCGGACGGCGTCGAACGCAACCTCGTCGGCGACATCATCAGCCGTATCGAGCGCAAGGGCTTGACCCTGGTGGCTCTCGAACTCAAGACCGCGAGCGACGAGGTCGCTCGCGGGCACTACGCCGAGCACGAGGGCAAGCCGTTCCACCCCTCGCTGCTCGAGTTCATCACGTCCGGTCCGCTGGTCGCGGCCGTTCTCGAGGGGCCCCGCGCGGTGGCGGCGTTTCGCCAGATCGCCGGCGGTACCGACCCGGTCGAGAAGGCCGTGCCCGGAACGATCCGTGCCGACTTCGCGCTCGACACCCAGTACAACCTGGTCCACGGGTCCGATTCGCCCGAATCGGCGCAGCGCGAGATCGCTCTCTGGTTCCCCGGACTCGAGGGCTGA
- a CDS encoding translation initiation factor IF-2 N-terminal domain-containing protein — MTDNGSPADANAASESAEEFPSKLRVHALARFLGLTSRQVLAHLANLGVQTRSPQSSVDRDLAKAVAERVRSGVDETGETPPQAAPAGDAALPDAAADTTPAEAPADTPPTDAAQAEAASVEAAPTEAVSAEAAPADDAPTAEVASTEDAAQTTADDSPAAPTAAPTLFSAAQYDAPVATPAAETDASTGAQPLFLQPQAPADKPRAARSGRAKTRAETGAKDESADTPADESVAAETATSTSADAPARSDRSRADDSTAADRDADVSTPDESGADDADDSNADDSNADDSGSGRSRRRRRGRRGRGRGRGDQGGDSDSDTDESDAEASDADESTGDGATDADTDSEDTTSDESAEDSRSEEGRPSGKRTRRRSRRSGADKAEDSEASGATGDRADESGDDADSADAEDASDDDDSGDSSSTRRRRRRRRRKGGGEPDEASPDDPPNTVVHEREPRSKRARDEVQGISGSTRLEAKRQRRRDGRDAGRRRPPILTESEFLARREAVDRVMVVRERSANSRISGNDGHEHAAVEDYTQVAVLEDGVLVEHFVTTATSSSMVGNIYLGRVQNVLPGMEAAFVDIGRGRNGVLYAGEVNWDAAGLDGGSRKIEQALKPGDNVLVQVSKDPVGHKGARLTTQISLAGRYLVYVPGGSSTGISRKLPDVERKRLKQILAKLVPDEAGVIIRTASEGVSAEELGADIARLESQWKSIDEAVAQAKKGGSSSPKPLYEEPDLLVRVVRDLFNEDFKKLVVEGDKAWNLVEGYVSSVASDLMERVEKFDKPHADAPDSFVVHRIDEQLAKALDRKVWLPSGGTLIIEHTEAMTVVDVNTGKFTGSGGNLEETVTRNNLEAAEEIVRQMRLRDIGGMIIVDFIDMVLESNRDLVLRRLTEALARDRTRHQVSEVTSLGLVQMTRKRLGTGLLEAFSTTCTACSGRGIIVHANPVEVKTDDSSRGDGAGSKRSRRGKKKADAQPEAVAPAVAPAHKPAEHPMFRAMAAHAHDDEHDQESGATTDGDTTSRVEDAAKPVVEGSSPQQTADSRVDTAVAEPTETLPYPVATEPAETDSAGTDSAGTESAESEPAAVETVPEPVGSATDGQAPAAARRRRRVVRRPAQTTTPPDTVVMTAADVAAETPVTTSGPVSAANSEAAVAVRRRPRKRSAGRPAGPPPADD, encoded by the coding sequence GTGACCGACAACGGGTCGCCGGCTGACGCGAACGCAGCGTCGGAATCGGCGGAAGAATTTCCCAGCAAACTTCGTGTGCACGCCCTGGCCCGCTTCCTGGGCCTCACGAGTCGACAGGTTCTGGCTCACCTGGCGAATCTCGGCGTGCAGACCCGCAGCCCGCAATCCAGCGTCGATCGTGACCTGGCGAAAGCCGTGGCCGAACGGGTGCGCTCCGGCGTCGACGAGACCGGCGAGACGCCGCCGCAGGCCGCCCCGGCCGGCGACGCGGCTCTGCCTGACGCCGCTGCCGACACGACGCCGGCCGAGGCCCCTGCCGACACCCCGCCGACGGACGCGGCACAGGCCGAGGCGGCATCGGTCGAAGCCGCACCAACCGAGGCGGTGTCCGCCGAAGCGGCGCCCGCCGACGACGCACCGACGGCCGAAGTCGCATCGACCGAGGATGCTGCACAGACCACCGCCGACGACTCGCCCGCGGCACCGACCGCAGCCCCGACGTTGTTCTCGGCCGCCCAGTACGACGCACCGGTGGCGACCCCGGCCGCGGAGACCGACGCCTCGACCGGCGCGCAGCCGCTGTTCCTGCAGCCTCAGGCCCCGGCCGACAAGCCCCGCGCCGCCCGCTCGGGTCGTGCGAAGACCCGCGCTGAGACGGGCGCGAAGGACGAGTCGGCGGACACCCCGGCAGACGAGTCCGTCGCTGCCGAGACCGCGACCTCGACATCAGCGGACGCGCCCGCCCGCTCGGACAGGTCGAGAGCCGATGATTCGACTGCGGCCGACCGGGACGCCGACGTCTCGACCCCGGACGAATCCGGCGCCGACGACGCCGATGATTCCAACGCCGATGATTCCAACGCTGATGATTCCGGGTCGGGCCGGAGTCGCCGGCGTCGACGCGGACGTCGTGGACGCGGGCGCGGTAGGGGAGACCAGGGGGGCGACTCTGATTCGGACACGGATGAGTCCGACGCCGAGGCGTCCGATGCCGACGAGTCGACCGGTGACGGGGCAACCGATGCCGACACGGACTCGGAGGACACCACGTCCGACGAGTCGGCCGAGGACTCGCGCTCGGAGGAGGGCCGTCCGTCGGGCAAACGCACCCGCCGCCGCAGCCGTCGTTCGGGTGCGGACAAGGCGGAGGACTCCGAGGCGTCCGGCGCCACGGGCGACCGCGCCGACGAGTCCGGTGACGATGCCGACTCCGCCGACGCCGAAGACGCATCCGATGACGACGACTCCGGTGACTCCTCGTCGACTCGCCGCCGCCGTCGCCGTCGCCGTCGCAAAGGTGGCGGCGAACCCGATGAGGCGTCTCCCGACGATCCGCCGAACACGGTGGTGCACGAGCGCGAGCCGCGCAGCAAGCGCGCCCGCGACGAGGTGCAGGGCATCTCGGGGTCGACCCGACTCGAAGCCAAGCGTCAGCGCCGGCGCGACGGGCGCGATGCCGGCCGGCGTCGTCCGCCGATCCTGACCGAGTCGGAGTTCCTGGCACGCCGTGAGGCGGTCGACCGCGTCATGGTCGTCCGAGAGCGCAGCGCGAACAGCCGCATTTCCGGTAACGACGGGCACGAGCACGCCGCGGTCGAGGACTACACGCAGGTCGCGGTCCTCGAGGACGGTGTCCTCGTCGAGCATTTCGTGACGACCGCGACGTCGTCGTCGATGGTCGGCAACATCTACCTCGGACGCGTCCAGAACGTCCTTCCGGGGATGGAAGCCGCATTCGTCGACATCGGTCGCGGACGCAACGGCGTGCTCTACGCCGGTGAGGTCAACTGGGACGCTGCCGGACTCGACGGCGGTTCGCGCAAGATCGAGCAGGCGCTCAAGCCCGGCGACAACGTGCTCGTCCAGGTCAGCAAGGACCCGGTGGGTCACAAGGGCGCCCGTCTGACCACGCAGATCTCCCTCGCCGGCCGCTACCTGGTGTACGTGCCCGGCGGTTCGTCGACCGGGATCAGCCGCAAGCTGCCCGACGTCGAGCGCAAACGTCTCAAGCAGATTCTGGCGAAGCTCGTCCCCGACGAGGCCGGGGTCATCATCCGCACCGCGTCGGAGGGAGTCAGCGCCGAGGAACTCGGTGCCGACATCGCCCGCCTCGAGTCGCAGTGGAAGTCCATCGACGAGGCGGTGGCCCAGGCCAAGAAGGGTGGGTCGTCGAGCCCGAAGCCGCTGTACGAGGAGCCCGACCTCCTGGTTCGCGTCGTCCGTGATCTGTTCAACGAGGACTTCAAGAAGCTCGTCGTCGAAGGTGACAAGGCCTGGAACCTGGTCGAGGGTTACGTCAGCTCGGTGGCCTCGGATCTCATGGAGCGGGTCGAGAAATTCGACAAGCCGCACGCCGACGCGCCGGATTCGTTCGTCGTGCACCGCATCGACGAGCAGCTCGCGAAGGCGCTCGACCGCAAGGTGTGGCTGCCCTCCGGCGGCACGCTGATCATCGAGCACACCGAGGCGATGACCGTCGTCGACGTCAACACCGGCAAGTTCACCGGCTCGGGTGGCAACCTCGAGGAGACGGTGACGCGCAACAACCTCGAAGCCGCCGAGGAGATCGTGCGGCAGATGCGGTTGCGCGACATCGGCGGGATGATCATCGTCGACTTCATCGACATGGTCCTCGAGTCGAACCGGGATCTGGTGCTCCGCAGGCTCACCGAGGCGCTCGCTCGTGATCGCACCCGTCACCAGGTGTCCGAGGTGACCTCGCTGGGCCTCGTCCAGATGACACGTAAACGTCTGGGAACCGGTCTGCTGGAAGCGTTCTCGACCACCTGCACCGCCTGCAGCGGTCGAGGCATCATCGTGCACGCGAATCCCGTCGAGGTGAAGACCGACGACTCTTCGCGTGGCGACGGTGCCGGTTCGAAGCGGTCCCGTCGAGGCAAGAAGAAGGCCGACGCGCAACCGGAGGCAGTCGCCCCGGCCGTCGCGCCCGCTCACAAGCCGGCCGAACACCCGATGTTCCGGGCGATGGCGGCGCACGCGCACGACGACGAACACGACCAGGAGTCCGGCGCGACCACCGACGGTGACACCACGAGTCGGGTCGAGGATGCGGCGAAACCCGTCGTCGAGGGTTCGTCGCCGCAGCAGACGGCCGACAGCCGGGTGGACACCGCTGTTGCCGAGCCGACCGAGACCCTGCCGTATCCGGTGGCGACGGAACCGGCTGAGACGGATTCGGCTGGAACGGATTCGGCTGGGACGGAATCGGCTGAGTCCGAGCCTGCGGCGGTCGAGACGGTGCCCGAGCCGGTCGGCTCGGCCACCGACGGACAGGCTCCGGCGGCCGCACGGCGTCGTCGGCGGGTCGTCCGGCGTCCGGCGCAGACGACCACTCCGCCCGACACCGTGGTGATGACCGCGGCGGATGTCGCCGCGGAGACGCCGGTGACGACCTCGGGTCCGGTCTCCGCCGCTAACTCGGAGGCGGCGGTCGCGGTACGGCGCCGGCCGCGCAAGCGCAGCGCGGGCCGTCCCGCGGGACCGCCACCGGCCGACGACTGA
- the rplU gene encoding 50S ribosomal protein L21, with product MATYAIVKTGGKQYKVAEGDTVKVEKIDGEIGSTVSLPVALVVDGSNLTTDADKLAKISVTGEVVDHVKGPKIRIHKFKNKTGYHKRQGHRQKLTVLKVTGIK from the coding sequence ATGGCAACGTACGCGATCGTCAAGACCGGCGGTAAGCAGTACAAGGTCGCTGAAGGCGACACTGTGAAGGTCGAGAAGATCGACGGAGAGATCGGCAGCACGGTGAGCCTGCCGGTCGCGTTGGTCGTCGACGGGTCGAACCTGACCACCGATGCCGACAAGCTGGCCAAGATCTCGGTCACCGGCGAGGTCGTCGACCACGTCAAGGGCCCCAAGATCCGCATCCACAAGTTCAAGAACAAGACCGGCTACCACAAGCGCCAGGGTCACCGTCAGAAGCTGACGGTCCTCAAGGTCACCGGCATCAAGTAG
- the rpmA gene encoding 50S ribosomal protein L27, with protein sequence MAHKKGASSSRNGRDSNAQRLGVKRFGGQQVSAGEILVRQRGTKFHPGVNVGRGGDDTLFALAAGAVEFGSKRGRKTVNIVPETASV encoded by the coding sequence ATGGCACACAAGAAGGGCGCGTCCAGCTCGCGCAACGGTCGCGATTCCAACGCCCAGCGACTCGGCGTGAAGCGCTTCGGCGGCCAGCAGGTGAGCGCCGGTGAGATCCTGGTCCGCCAGCGCGGCACCAAGTTCCATCCCGGCGTCAACGTCGGTCGCGGTGGCGACGACACCCTGTTCGCGCTCGCCGCGGGCGCGGTGGAGTTCGGCTCCAAGCGTGGCCGCAAGACGGTCAACATCGTCCCGGAAACCGCTTCGGTCTGA
- the obgE gene encoding GTPase ObgE, translated as MSRFVDRVTIHVAAGNGGHGCASVHREKFKPLGGPDGGNGGNGGSVRLVVDPQVHTLLDFHFHPHAKASNGKPGAGDNRDGATGGDLVLKVPDGTVVLDERGTILADLVGEGTVFEAAQGGRGGLGNAALASKARKAPGFALLGEEGQQRSLVLELKSVADVGLVGFPSAGKSSLVSVLSAAKPKIADYPFTTLVPNLGVVQTAGDVFTIADVPGLIPGASTGRGLGLEFLRHLERCAVLAHVVDCATLEPGRDPISDIDALAELAAYVPALDDDHGLGDLASRPRVVILNKLDVPDAAELADLVEPELAERGWPVFRISAVAHEGLRELTFALARMVREYRDAQPAKVARRAIIRPKAVDDTGFTIETDPDNEGGFIVRGSRPERWIAQTQFDNDEAVGYLADRLNRLGVEDELVKRGAQPGAPVTIGAVTFDWEPSTPMGDDVPITGRGTDIRLDRSDRVGAAERKQARRLRRGLPDEDGGERDLP; from the coding sequence ATGTCTCGGTTCGTCGACCGCGTGACCATCCACGTCGCCGCGGGGAACGGCGGCCACGGCTGCGCGTCGGTCCATCGCGAGAAGTTCAAGCCTCTCGGCGGACCCGACGGCGGAAACGGCGGCAACGGCGGGTCCGTGCGGCTCGTCGTCGACCCCCAGGTGCACACGCTCCTCGACTTCCACTTCCACCCGCACGCGAAGGCCTCCAACGGCAAGCCCGGGGCCGGCGACAACCGCGACGGCGCCACCGGCGGCGACCTCGTCCTCAAGGTTCCCGACGGCACGGTCGTCCTCGACGAGCGCGGCACGATCCTCGCCGATCTGGTCGGCGAGGGGACGGTCTTCGAGGCCGCGCAGGGGGGCCGCGGCGGGCTGGGGAACGCGGCGCTCGCGTCGAAGGCGCGCAAGGCCCCCGGCTTCGCCCTGCTGGGCGAAGAGGGGCAGCAGCGTTCGCTAGTTCTGGAACTCAAGTCGGTCGCCGACGTCGGGCTCGTCGGTTTCCCGTCGGCCGGCAAGTCGTCGCTGGTGTCGGTGCTCTCGGCCGCCAAGCCGAAGATCGCGGACTACCCGTTCACCACGCTGGTCCCGAACCTCGGGGTCGTGCAGACCGCGGGCGACGTGTTCACCATCGCCGACGTCCCCGGTCTGATCCCGGGCGCCTCGACCGGCCGCGGGCTCGGACTCGAGTTCCTCCGCCACCTCGAGCGCTGCGCGGTGCTCGCGCATGTCGTCGACTGCGCGACACTGGAACCCGGGCGCGACCCGATCTCCGACATCGATGCGCTCGCCGAGCTGGCCGCGTACGTCCCGGCACTCGACGACGACCACGGACTCGGCGACCTCGCCTCCCGCCCCCGCGTGGTGATCCTCAACAAGCTGGACGTACCCGACGCCGCCGAGCTCGCCGACCTCGTCGAACCCGAACTGGCCGAACGTGGTTGGCCCGTGTTCCGGATCTCGGCGGTCGCCCACGAAGGTCTGCGCGAGCTCACCTTCGCGCTGGCGCGGATGGTGCGCGAATACCGAGATGCCCAGCCCGCCAAGGTCGCTCGGCGCGCGATCATCCGCCCCAAGGCCGTCGACGACACCGGCTTCACGATCGAGACCGACCCGGACAACGAGGGCGGCTTCATCGTCCGGGGTTCCCGCCCGGAGCGGTGGATCGCGCAGACGCAGTTCGACAACGACGAGGCCGTCGGTTATCTCGCCGATCGGCTCAACCGGCTCGGCGTCGAAGACGAACTGGTGAAGCGGGGTGCACAACCGGGTGCGCCCGTCACCATCGGTGCGGTCACCTTCGACTGGGAACCGTCCACGCCGATGGGCGACGACGTCCCGATCACCGGGCGCGGCACCGACATCCGGCTCGATCGTTCCGATCGCGTCGGCGCCGCCGAACGCAAACAGGCGCGTCGCCTGCGGCGCGGGCTGCCGGACGAGGACGGCGGGGAGCGGGACCTCCCGTGA
- the proB gene encoding glutamate 5-kinase: protein MSTGSADRVHEGSVRDRIAHARSVVVKIGSSALTDLTEGLDRNRLDALADALEARMRAGSDVIVVSSGAIGAGIAPLGLKKRPTDLATKQAAASVGQLALAHAWGTSFARYGRTVGQVLLTADDISNRGHHANAQRTLDRLRSLGAVAVVNENDTVATNEIRFGDNDRLAALVAHLSGADALILLSDIDGLYDGDPRRVDVDGRRARLIPEVNGPEDLDGVIAGSGGALGTGGMASKLAAARLSADAGVPVLLAAASSAAQALADASVGTVFAARTERLSARRFWVRHAADARGRIVLDDGAVDAVSRKRRSLLAAGIVGVTGRFYEGDVVELVDQYDTVRARGVAAYGVDDIASMVGRSTGDLPPELQRPVVHADDLVVVGR from the coding sequence GTGAGCACCGGTTCCGCCGACCGCGTTCACGAGGGGTCGGTACGCGACCGGATCGCGCACGCGCGCAGCGTGGTCGTGAAGATCGGCTCGTCGGCACTCACCGACCTCACCGAGGGACTCGACCGCAACCGCCTCGACGCACTGGCCGACGCCCTCGAGGCCCGGATGCGGGCCGGGTCGGATGTGATCGTCGTGTCCTCGGGGGCCATCGGGGCCGGGATCGCCCCGCTCGGACTCAAGAAGCGGCCCACGGATCTCGCCACCAAGCAGGCGGCGGCAAGCGTCGGGCAGCTGGCCCTCGCGCATGCTTGGGGTACGTCGTTCGCGCGCTACGGCCGCACGGTGGGGCAGGTCCTGCTCACCGCCGACGACATCTCCAACCGCGGTCACCATGCGAATGCCCAACGGACACTTGACCGTCTGCGTTCACTCGGCGCCGTGGCGGTGGTGAACGAGAACGACACCGTGGCCACCAACGAGATCCGTTTCGGCGACAACGACCGGCTGGCCGCGCTCGTCGCCCATCTGTCGGGCGCGGATGCGCTCATCCTGCTCTCCGACATCGACGGCCTCTACGACGGTGATCCGCGCCGGGTCGACGTCGACGGCCGTCGCGCCCGGTTGATACCCGAGGTCAACGGCCCCGAGGACCTCGACGGGGTGATCGCCGGCTCCGGCGGCGCGCTGGGTACGGGTGGCATGGCCTCCAAGCTGGCCGCGGCCCGCTTGTCGGCCGATGCCGGCGTGCCCGTATTGCTGGCGGCCGCCTCCTCGGCGGCGCAGGCGCTGGCCGACGCCTCGGTGGGCACGGTGTTCGCCGCCCGGACCGAGCGGCTGTCCGCGCGTCGGTTCTGGGTGCGACACGCCGCCGACGCGCGGGGTCGGATCGTGCTCGACGACGGCGCCGTGGACGCGGTGTCGCGCAAGCGGCGTTCACTGCTCGCCGCGGGGATCGTCGGGGTCACCGGCAGGTTCTACGAGGGCGACGTCGTCGAACTCGTCGACCAGTACGACACGGTGCGGGCCAGGGGAGTCGCGGCCTACGGCGTCGACGACATCGCGTCGATGGTCGGCCGCTCCACCGGCGATCTTCCGCCCGAACTACAGCGCCCGGTGGTGCACGCTGACGATCTGGTGGTCGTGGGCCGCTGA
- a CDS encoding Sir2 family NAD-dependent protein deacetylase: MRTRLQLGSAPAEHTPLDDDVADRIALAADILAGRRFAVLTGAGISTDSGIPDYRSPGSPPRTPMTLEMFLSSADFRRHYWARNHLGWRHMDAAIPNRAHLALTELQQRGWMSRVLTQNVDMLHTKAGTRGVIELHGCYGRVRCLNCDWRISRHRLAEQLEEINTEFARRVNGRGAIEVAPDADATLSDTSDFVMIDCPNCGGILKPDIVYFGETVTKDVVDESYSVVDDADALMVVGSSLTVMSGLRFARRAHRAGKPLIIVNRGVTRADEIATLKIDHEAGFVLPALATF; this comes from the coding sequence GTGCGTACTCGTCTCCAGCTCGGCTCCGCCCCGGCCGAACACACCCCCCTCGACGATGACGTCGCGGACCGGATCGCACTGGCCGCCGACATCCTCGCCGGACGCCGTTTCGCGGTTCTGACCGGCGCCGGCATCTCCACCGACTCCGGCATCCCCGACTACCGGAGTCCCGGCTCCCCGCCGCGGACGCCGATGACCCTCGAGATGTTCCTGTCGTCGGCGGACTTCCGACGCCACTACTGGGCGCGCAACCACCTCGGCTGGCGGCACATGGACGCCGCGATCCCCAACCGAGCCCACCTGGCGCTCACCGAACTCCAGCAGCGCGGGTGGATGTCGCGGGTGCTCACCCAGAACGTCGACATGCTGCACACCAAGGCCGGCACCCGCGGGGTCATCGAACTCCACGGATGCTACGGCCGTGTCCGCTGCCTGAACTGCGACTGGCGTATCTCCCGTCACCGGCTCGCCGAGCAGCTCGAGGAGATCAACACCGAGTTCGCGCGCCGGGTCAACGGCCGCGGTGCCATCGAGGTCGCCCCGGACGCCGACGCCACCCTGTCCGACACGTCCGACTTCGTGATGATCGACTGCCCGAACTGCGGCGGCATCCTGAAGCCCGACATCGTCTACTTCGGCGAGACGGTCACGAAAGACGTTGTGGACGAGTCCTATTCGGTGGTCGACGATGCCGACGCACTGATGGTCGTCGGGTCGTCGCTCACCGTCATGTCCGGTCTGCGATTCGCGCGGCGCGCGCACCGCGCCGGCAAGCCGCTGATCATCGTGAACCGCGGGGTCACCCGCGCCGACGAGATCGCGACCCTGAAGATCGATCACGAGGCCGGGTTCGTGCTCCCGGCGCTGGCGACGTTCTGA
- a CDS encoding ectoine synthase: MIVRTTEEITGTDRDVADPKGNWVSKRIILGGDNVGFSFHETTIKAGSVNEFHYANHVEAVWLVEGTGTLLDRETGETYPLAPGTMYLLNGHERHTVTADTEMRMLCVFNPPVVGTEVHDENGVYPLVTVPQPAGKHAETPVT; encoded by the coding sequence ATGATCGTCCGAACCACTGAAGAAATCACCGGGACCGACCGCGACGTCGCCGACCCCAAGGGCAACTGGGTCTCCAAGCGCATCATCCTCGGCGGCGACAATGTGGGCTTCTCGTTCCACGAGACCACGATCAAGGCGGGCTCGGTCAACGAGTTCCACTACGCCAACCATGTCGAGGCCGTCTGGCTCGTCGAAGGCACCGGCACGCTCCTCGACCGGGAGACCGGCGAGACCTATCCGCTCGCGCCGGGCACGATGTACCTGCTGAACGGCCACGAGCGGCACACCGTCACCGCCGACACCGAGATGCGCATGCTGTGCGTGTTCAACCCGCCTGTCGTGGGCACCGAAGTCCACGACGAGAACGGCGTGTATCCGCTGGTGACCGTGCCGCAGCCGGCCGGCAAGCACGCGGAGACGCCCGTCACCTGA